The Haloimpatiens massiliensis genome contains a region encoding:
- a CDS encoding replicative DNA helicase translates to MEMPLRSLPHNIEAEQAVIGSMFIDKAAIAEVTETLISEDFYKDHHKVLFGAIYELFQQDTPIDMITLIEHLRANGNLEECGGISYITEISNSVPTTANLTSHIKIVKDKSILRKLIKSSTEIIEESYKSHGAVENVIDLAERRIFNIAENRTTSDFEPMNTVLERGFLEIERLFNNKGEITGVPTGFPELDDKTSGFQRGDMILIAARPSMGKTTFALNIAQYAALRGGKSVAVFSLEMSKEQLAYKLLCAEANVDMLKLRTGDLEDKDWENIAKASGPLAAAKIYIDDTAGVSVMEMRSKCRRLKIEHGIDLIVVDYLQLMSGSSGSESRQQEVSEISRSIKALAKEMKCPVIALSQLSRAPEQRADHRPMLSDLRESGSIEQDADVVMFLYRDEYYNKETEDKNVAECIIAKQRNGPTGTVKLGWLGQYSKFARLDIIHQE, encoded by the coding sequence ATGGAGATGCCTCTTAGAAGTTTACCTCACAATATAGAAGCGGAGCAGGCAGTTATAGGATCCATGTTTATAGATAAGGCTGCTATAGCAGAGGTCACTGAAACATTAATTTCTGAAGATTTCTATAAGGATCACCATAAGGTGCTTTTTGGAGCAATATATGAATTGTTTCAACAGGATACACCTATAGATATGATAACCTTAATAGAACATTTAAGAGCTAATGGAAATTTGGAGGAGTGTGGAGGTATATCTTATATAACCGAAATAAGTAACTCCGTACCTACTACAGCTAACTTGACTTCACATATTAAAATAGTTAAGGATAAATCCATTTTAAGGAAACTTATTAAATCTTCTACAGAAATAATAGAAGAAAGTTATAAGAGTCATGGTGCTGTAGAAAATGTAATAGATTTAGCAGAAAGAAGAATATTCAATATTGCAGAAAATAGAACTACCAGTGATTTTGAGCCTATGAACACAGTTTTGGAAAGAGGCTTTTTAGAGATAGAAAGACTTTTTAATAATAAAGGGGAGATAACTGGCGTTCCTACAGGATTTCCTGAATTGGATGATAAGACATCAGGATTTCAAAGGGGAGATATGATTCTAATAGCTGCAAGACCTTCCATGGGAAAAACTACATTTGCTCTTAATATAGCTCAGTATGCAGCACTAAGAGGTGGAAAAAGCGTGGCTGTATTTTCTCTAGAAATGTCTAAAGAGCAACTTGCCTATAAGCTTTTATGTGCAGAAGCAAATGTAGATATGCTTAAACTGAGAACAGGAGATTTAGAGGACAAGGACTGGGAAAACATAGCTAAGGCATCAGGACCTTTAGCAGCGGCAAAAATATATATAGATGATACTGCTGGAGTTTCAGTTATGGAAATGAGATCTAAATGTAGAAGACTTAAAATAGAGCATGGTATAGATCTTATTGTAGTAGACTACTTACAGCTTATGAGTGGAAGTAGTGGGAGTGAAAGTAGACAGCAGGAAGTTTCTGAAATATCCAGATCTATAAAAGCTTTAGCTAAAGAGATGAAGTGTCCAGTTATAGCACTTTCTCAGCTATCTCGTGCTCCAGAGCAAAGAGCAGACCACAGACCAATGCTTTCTGACCTTAGAGAGTCTGGATCTATAGAGCAGGACGCAGACGTGGTTATGTTTCTTTATAGAGATGAATACTACAATAAGGAAACAGAGGACAAAAATGTGGCGGAATGCATAATAGCAAAGCAGAGAAATGGTCCAACAGGTACTGTTAAGTTAGGATGGCTTGGACAATATAGTAAATTTGCAAGGTTAGATATAATACATCAAGAGTAG
- a CDS encoding DMT family transporter, whose product MKKGYIYSIISAVLFGSAGLFVKYAHSTGLESVSLLTIQYIFAIIIMFSLIMIKNNREVKVNKRTLINLAIMGVVGNTFMTVFYYKAFEYLPVPLVTILLYTYPIMVFFYSTIFKKEKVTLKKSLAVALAFFGCILTLELLSGEIQYSIKGITYGILCAIFYAFMNIFTESKLENVPPLTINAYSTLFSLIALLIYKPLTYSTVGSLSVKGISSIIILAVFCEVIPLTLLYAAISYIGALKVSIIANLEVPSAVFIAFLFLGETVSITQAVGIVLVIVATMLIK is encoded by the coding sequence ATGAAAAAAGGATACATATATTCAATAATATCCGCAGTACTATTTGGAAGTGCTGGTTTATTTGTAAAATATGCTCATAGCACTGGCTTGGAGTCTGTAAGTCTTTTAACCATACAATACATATTTGCAATTATAATAATGTTTAGCTTAATAATGATAAAAAATAATAGAGAAGTTAAAGTTAATAAGAGAACACTTATAAATTTGGCTATAATGGGAGTAGTAGGTAATACATTTATGACTGTATTTTACTACAAGGCTTTTGAATATCTTCCAGTTCCATTAGTAACTATACTACTTTATACTTATCCTATAATGGTGTTTTTTTATTCAACAATTTTTAAGAAAGAAAAAGTTACACTAAAGAAGTCCTTGGCAGTGGCATTAGCTTTTTTTGGGTGCATTCTTACTTTAGAGCTTCTAAGTGGTGAAATACAGTATTCTATAAAAGGAATAACATACGGGATTTTATGTGCTATTTTTTATGCTTTTATGAATATATTTACCGAAAGCAAACTAGAAAATGTGCCTCCGCTTACTATAAATGCATACTCTACTTTGTTTTCTCTTATAGCACTTTTAATTTATAAGCCTTTGACCTATTCAACGGTAGGTTCTCTAAGTGTGAAGGGGATAAGTTCTATAATAATTCTTGCAGTATTTTGTGAAGTAATACCTCTTACGCTTTTATATGCAGCCATATCATATATAGGAGCCCTTAAAGTTTCTATCATAGCAAATCTTGAGGTACCCAGCGCAGTTTTTATAGCTTTTTTATTCTTAGGAGAAACAGTTTCTATTACCCAAGCAGTGGGAATTGTTTTGGTCATCGTGGCAACCATGTTGATAAAGTAA
- a CDS encoding DUF4351 domain-containing protein, which translates to MVKRKVKNVEDAVMKSILDVFKEDALKFFGIDSKIITAARTELKDLQINTSFMDYTFLLDDGSFIHFEFQTTNNKQDLARFLAYDAVLHYKENRPVNTIVVYSSSIKNAKTSIDVGSIKYSVQAFYMDKINGDEQYEHLKNKIKQGEVLTRQDLLALVFLPIMHSEKDKNERIIESIKLAKEIKDKENQMNSLALLYAFAEKFIDDKNIERVKEVFRMTELGKLLKEEGIEEGIKEGRKQELLRTSTKLLTKKFGVLPDEIKEKLEKADITVLEIIVDDILDFNKLEEVNKYLK; encoded by the coding sequence ATGGTTAAAAGAAAAGTAAAAAATGTTGAAGATGCTGTTATGAAAAGTATCTTGGATGTTTTTAAAGAGGATGCATTGAAGTTTTTTGGAATAGATTCTAAAATAATAACTGCTGCAAGGACTGAATTAAAAGATTTGCAGATTAACACATCATTTATGGATTATACCTTTTTACTGGATGATGGTTCATTTATACATTTTGAATTTCAAACTACAAATAATAAACAGGACTTAGCAAGATTTTTAGCATATGATGCTGTGCTTCATTACAAAGAAAATAGACCTGTTAATACAATTGTTGTATATTCGTCAAGCATTAAGAATGCAAAAACAAGTATTGATGTAGGTTCTATTAAATATTCAGTTCAAGCTTTTTATATGGATAAAATTAATGGTGATGAGCAGTATGAACATTTAAAAAATAAGATAAAGCAGGGTGAAGTATTAACAAGACAGGATTTATTGGCATTGGTGTTTTTACCTATAATGCATAGTGAAAAAGATAAAAATGAACGTATTATAGAATCAATAAAATTGGCAAAAGAAATAAAAGATAAGGAAAATCAGATGAATTCATTGGCACTGCTGTATGCCTTTGCAGAAAAGTTTATTGATGATAAAAATATTGAAAGGGTCAAGGAGGTGTTCAGAATGACTGAACTTGGGAAATTGTTAAAAGAAGAAGGTATTGAAGAAGGCATAAAAGAAGGTAGAAAGCAGGAATTATTAAGAACATCTACAAAACTACTTACAAAGAAATTTGGTGTATTACCTGATGAAATAAAAGAAAAACTTGAAAAGGCAGATATAACAGTATTAGAAATAATTGTTGATGATATATTAGATTTTAACAAGCTTGAAGAAGTGAATAAATATTTGAAGTAA
- a CDS encoding sigma 54-interacting transcriptional regulator — MKNIDAIFDYITNKITLSYIKNCINNNNYIGVDATEIENTFNIVRNNASTILNQLVKQDKLIKINSRPVSFFPKQILIDCNLINENESNIIYSLEKFRNCIYSINNPSINDNSTIKKDPFNQLIGSHSSLLTQIEQAKAALMYPPKGLHTLLLGESGVGKSTFALAMYQYAKINKKLDEKVYPIVSFNCSDYFNNPQLLLSQLFGHVKGSFTGANCDKDGLVSKANGGILFLDEVHRLPSDGQEMLFSLIDKGEYHRLGESNCTHKSNVMIIAATTEDPHKSLLSTFLRRIPVIITLPPFRKKSIQEKMEVIETLFYYECTNLNKEIKISPEVLKALALYPFKIGNIGQLKSEVKLICAKSFLNHLKNNSTITVEFKMLSEDIIDFVFSNSEIRNEDKSYLEMFKNYLVLSPGNYKIFHPEKINDNIYKKITYYVSKYKKSNLSKEEIDSKIDNIIKDHFKNMLNKINVKNINKTALYKIVPEEVVNTSIELISIAEKELHTSLNPKFIFAFAFHINSLLQRIREGEPVVNSNLLKARLSHPNEYNASKVLVKKISDKFGVIVPEDEKGFLSILLANNKIDTCTNSNIPIIILCHGNSTASSMADVANKLLNSDIIKAIDMPLDANIQDIYTKFKSTAVAVNKGHGILVAVDMGSLCNFGTNLEKETGIKVRTLCNISTLILLEALRKVMYNNEDLDTICDSLSSNSSSFTLKPIKKPKAILTLCVTGQGGGMIAKKILLDNLNEEYKKHIKILATNYSEVKNNIKSFTNKYHIIACVGSINPNLNVPYFPINKILNNSFKEEFTKFLDTKFEKDAFNKNGEKENSKSVYELSKEMLEEYLKFVNPKIAISNIKKFIIKLGLDDSYNNKNNIMDLMLHMGCMLDRCIHGDKVKFDNVENFKLNNLEKFMSIKTACTLLEKEYDICINDDEICYIVQVINR, encoded by the coding sequence TTGAAAAACATAGATGCAATATTTGATTATATAACTAACAAGATAACTTTATCTTATATTAAAAATTGTATTAATAATAATAATTACATAGGTGTGGATGCTACCGAAATAGAAAATACTTTTAACATTGTAAGAAATAATGCTAGTACTATTTTAAATCAGTTAGTTAAGCAGGATAAATTAATTAAAATAAACTCTAGACCTGTGTCTTTTTTCCCAAAACAAATTCTCATTGACTGTAATCTAATTAATGAAAATGAATCAAATATTATATATAGTCTAGAGAAATTCAGAAATTGTATTTACTCAATAAATAATCCTAGTATTAACGATAATAGTACTATTAAGAAGGATCCTTTTAACCAATTAATTGGATCGCATAGCAGTCTTTTAACTCAAATCGAACAAGCTAAGGCTGCCCTTATGTATCCGCCTAAAGGTCTACATACTTTACTTTTAGGAGAAAGTGGTGTTGGAAAAAGCACTTTTGCATTGGCCATGTACCAGTATGCAAAAATCAATAAAAAATTAGATGAAAAAGTTTATCCTATTGTTTCTTTCAATTGTTCTGATTATTTCAACAATCCGCAACTTTTGCTATCCCAACTTTTTGGACATGTTAAAGGTTCTTTTACTGGCGCTAATTGTGATAAAGATGGTTTAGTTTCAAAGGCTAATGGAGGTATACTTTTCCTTGATGAAGTTCATAGATTACCTTCTGATGGTCAAGAGATGTTATTTTCCCTTATAGATAAAGGTGAATATCATAGACTAGGTGAATCCAATTGTACTCATAAAAGTAATGTGATGATCATTGCTGCTACCACAGAGGATCCTCATAAATCTTTATTATCCACTTTTTTAAGAAGAATTCCTGTTATAATTACTCTTCCACCTTTCAGGAAAAAATCCATTCAAGAAAAAATGGAAGTTATAGAAACTTTATTTTACTATGAGTGTACAAATTTAAATAAAGAGATAAAAATATCTCCAGAAGTTTTAAAAGCTTTAGCTTTATATCCATTTAAAATAGGTAATATAGGGCAATTAAAATCAGAGGTAAAACTCATATGTGCTAAATCTTTTTTAAATCATCTTAAAAACAACAGCACCATTACTGTAGAATTTAAGATGCTTAGCGAAGATATTATTGATTTTGTTTTTAGTAACAGTGAAATTAGAAATGAAGATAAATCATATTTAGAAATGTTTAAGAATTATTTAGTTTTATCACCTGGAAATTATAAAATTTTTCATCCCGAAAAAATAAACGATAACATATATAAAAAAATAACATATTATGTAAGTAAATATAAAAAATCCAATTTATCAAAGGAAGAAATTGATTCAAAAATAGACAATATAATAAAAGACCACTTCAAAAATATGCTTAACAAAATTAATGTTAAAAATATAAATAAAACTGCTCTCTACAAAATAGTGCCTGAAGAAGTGGTAAATACCTCCATAGAATTAATTAGTATAGCAGAAAAAGAACTTCATACTTCTTTAAATCCAAAATTTATATTTGCCTTTGCTTTTCATATTAATTCTTTGCTACAAAGAATCAGAGAGGGTGAACCTGTTGTAAATTCAAATTTACTTAAAGCTCGTTTATCTCACCCTAATGAATACAATGCTTCAAAAGTACTTGTAAAAAAAATTAGTGATAAATTTGGTGTAATTGTGCCTGAAGATGAAAAGGGTTTCCTATCCATACTTTTAGCCAATAATAAAATTGATACATGTACTAATTCAAACATACCAATAATTATTCTATGTCATGGTAATAGCACAGCTTCTAGTATGGCCGATGTTGCTAATAAACTTCTTAATAGTGATATTATAAAAGCCATAGATATGCCATTAGATGCAAACATTCAGGACATATACACAAAATTTAAATCCACAGCAGTAGCTGTAAATAAGGGGCATGGAATACTTGTTGCCGTAGATATGGGTTCACTGTGTAACTTTGGTACTAATCTGGAAAAGGAAACAGGCATAAAGGTAAGAACCCTATGTAATATATCTACCTTGATTCTCTTAGAAGCTTTAAGAAAAGTAATGTATAACAACGAGGATTTAGATACCATATGTGACTCTCTTTCCTCAAATTCCTCCTCTTTTACTCTTAAACCTATTAAAAAGCCAAAGGCAATACTCACTTTATGTGTTACTGGTCAAGGTGGAGGTATGATAGCTAAAAAGATTTTATTGGATAATTTAAACGAAGAATATAAAAAACATATTAAAATACTCGCAACTAATTACTCCGAAGTTAAAAATAATATAAAAAGTTTTACAAACAAATACCATATAATAGCTTGTGTTGGCAGCATAAATCCAAACTTAAATGTTCCATATTTCCCCATTAATAAAATTTTAAATAATTCTTTCAAAGAAGAATTTACTAAATTTTTAGATACTAAATTTGAAAAAGATGCATTTAATAAAAATGGTGAAAAAGAGAATTCTAAAAGCGTATATGAATTATCTAAAGAAATGCTAGAGGAATATTTAAAATTTGTTAATCCTAAAATTGCCATATCTAATATTAAAAAATTTATCATAAAATTAGGTTTAGATGATTCTTACAATAATAAAAATAATATTATGGATTTAATGCTTCATATGGGCTGTATGCTAGATAGGTGTATACATGGAGACAAAGTTAAATTTGACAATGTAGAAAATTTTAAATTAAATAACTTAGAAAAATTCATGTCCATAAAAACCGCCTGTACTTTACTTGAAAAAGAATATGATATTTGTATTAATGATGATGAGATCTGCTATATAGTACAAGTTATTAATAGATAA
- a CDS encoding PTS sugar transporter subunit IIA: protein MKEDVSLLNEEFIILDYEAEDKESLLRGLANILEEKGYVKDTYIDGVLQREEEFPTGLNTPGVGVAIPHTYAKHVEKPTILVAKLKNSVVFKEMGSDINDVEAKLIFMLAIKNPDQQVKTLSKLMSIFSNEEILLNIYNSHEKSQINSILKNVLEK from the coding sequence ATGAAAGAGGATGTATCATTATTAAATGAAGAATTTATAATATTAGATTATGAAGCAGAGGATAAAGAAAGCTTGCTAAGAGGTTTAGCAAATATATTAGAAGAAAAAGGATACGTAAAAGATACATACATTGATGGAGTTTTGCAAAGAGAAGAAGAATTCCCAACAGGACTTAATACCCCAGGGGTAGGTGTAGCAATTCCACATACATATGCAAAACATGTTGAAAAGCCAACTATACTTGTAGCAAAGTTAAAAAATTCGGTTGTTTTTAAAGAAATGGGTAGTGATATTAATGATGTGGAAGCAAAATTAATATTTATGTTAGCTATTAAAAATCCTGATCAACAAGTAAAAACATTAAGTAAATTAATGTCTATATTTTCAAATGAGGAAATCCTTTTAAATATATATAATTCTCATGAAAAAAGTCAAATAAATTCAATACTAAAAAATGTTTTAGAAAAATAA
- a CDS encoding PTS sugar transporter subunit IIB, producing the protein MGKIKKIYVACGSGVATSQTVASKISSMCEDEKLPVSVEAVDIKSLESLIDQCDIYVSIVPLKSQNWDKPTISGIPFLTGMGIDAEFEKLKNYINE; encoded by the coding sequence ATGGGTAAAATTAAAAAAATCTATGTAGCGTGTGGTTCAGGTGTAGCAACATCTCAAACTGTTGCATCAAAAATTTCTAGTATGTGTGAAGATGAAAAGTTACCTGTTAGTGTAGAAGCTGTAGATATTAAGTCACTAGAAAGTCTAATTGATCAATGTGATATTTATGTATCTATAGTTCCACTAAAATCACAAAACTGGGATAAACCAACTATAAGTGGAATACCATTTTTAACAGGCATGGGAATTGATGCAGAATTCGAAAAGCTTAAAAATTATATAAATGAATAG
- a CDS encoding PTS galactitol transporter subunit IIC, with amino-acid sequence MNTIIHYILDLGAAVFLPVIMILLGLCMKMKPKKAIIAGLTLGIAFTGMNLILEFMFGAISPAASEFVKATGIKLNSIDVGWAPMSAIAWAWPYALLVFPITIGINILMLVLGWTNCLNVDLWNVWGKIFTATLVTAVTKSVPLGIIAAAVQVIVELKNADITQKQLYELTKIPGIACTHCMTLTAVLLAPINRLLDFVPGLNKSNIDAAKLKEKIGVFGENSVMGFIVGALIALFAKYDLKGILNTAVQVSTALVLFPMVAKLFMQALAPIADAVGDFMKKKFKDRELYIGLDWPFLAGISEIWVAAILMVPIELVLAVIMAKTGSNTVLPLGSIINISVVVPAMIVTGGNIIRMLVLSTIVTPLFLIVATNFSGTVTSLAKAVGSITVPNGQFLSWFAFEVPALRWGLAHGFNIIHGEIAGLAVLIGLAVLFFWYAKYMKKKDEALDSLK; translated from the coding sequence ATGAATACTATAATACATTATATTCTAGATTTAGGCGCAGCTGTATTTTTACCTGTTATAATGATTTTACTAGGACTTTGTATGAAAATGAAACCTAAAAAAGCAATAATAGCTGGCTTAACATTAGGAATAGCCTTTACAGGGATGAATTTAATTCTAGAATTTATGTTTGGGGCTATAAGTCCAGCAGCCAGTGAATTTGTAAAAGCTACAGGAATAAAGCTAAATTCAATAGATGTAGGTTGGGCACCAATGTCAGCCATTGCTTGGGCGTGGCCGTATGCACTTTTAGTTTTCCCTATAACAATAGGTATAAATATATTGATGTTAGTTTTGGGATGGACAAACTGTTTAAATGTAGATTTATGGAATGTTTGGGGTAAAATATTTACCGCAACATTAGTAACAGCTGTTACTAAGAGTGTTCCACTTGGAATAATTGCGGCAGCAGTTCAAGTAATAGTGGAACTTAAAAATGCAGATATTACACAAAAGCAATTATATGAATTAACTAAAATACCTGGAATAGCATGTACTCACTGTATGACATTAACAGCTGTTTTACTAGCACCTATAAATAGATTACTAGATTTTGTGCCAGGATTAAATAAGAGTAATATAGATGCAGCAAAACTTAAGGAGAAAATAGGTGTATTTGGTGAAAATAGTGTTATGGGATTTATAGTAGGTGCACTTATTGCACTATTTGCAAAATATGATTTAAAAGGAATATTAAATACTGCAGTTCAAGTTTCAACAGCATTGGTACTTTTCCCAATGGTAGCAAAATTGTTTATGCAAGCTCTTGCACCAATTGCTGATGCAGTAGGAGATTTTATGAAGAAAAAATTCAAAGACAGAGAATTATATATAGGACTTGACTGGCCATTCCTTGCTGGAATATCAGAAATATGGGTTGCAGCTATATTAATGGTTCCAATAGAACTAGTACTTGCAGTAATTATGGCTAAAACAGGATCAAACACAGTATTACCTTTAGGATCAATAATTAATATATCTGTAGTAGTTCCAGCTATGATAGTAACAGGTGGAAATATAATTAGAATGTTAGTATTAAGTACTATAGTAACACCATTATTCTTAATAGTAGCAACTAACTTCAGTGGAACAGTTACTAGTCTTGCAAAAGCTGTTGGAAGTATAACAGTGCCAAATGGACAATTCTTAAGTTGGTTTGCATTTGAAGTGCCTGCTCTAAGATGGGGATTAGCACATGGATTTAATATAATACATGGAGAAATAGCTGGCTTAGCAGTGCTAATAGGTTTAGCAGTACTATTTTTCTGGTATGCTAAATATATGAAGAAAAAAGATGAGGCACTAGATTCTTTAAAGTAA
- a CDS encoding class II aldolase/adducin family protein yields the protein MLEELKKKVVEIAREADKSGLCKHKSGNFSIRDKESGYVVITPSGVAREKLTYRDVCVIDLDANVIEMETNLRPSSEVMMHLEAYKARPDINAVVHTHSRFATSFAVLRKEIPAVVYESMSYGGTVPVASYGRPGTRALAESVIEPLKKSNACLLESHGVVAVAENIDDALLNAHYVEEIAEVYFRALLINGGKEPNVLPQDELQSWAYPSEINFDKVRR from the coding sequence ATGTTAGAAGAATTAAAGAAAAAGGTAGTAGAAATTGCTAGAGAAGCAGATAAATCTGGATTATGTAAGCATAAATCAGGCAATTTTAGTATAAGAGATAAAGAGTCTGGATATGTAGTAATTACTCCATCAGGAGTTGCAAGAGAAAAATTAACTTATAGAGATGTTTGTGTTATAGATTTGGATGCAAATGTAATAGAGATGGAAACAAATTTAAGACCTTCTAGTGAAGTTATGATGCATCTTGAGGCTTACAAGGCAAGACCAGACATAAATGCTGTAGTACATACTCATTCTAGATTTGCAACATCCTTTGCGGTACTAAGAAAGGAAATTCCTGCAGTAGTATATGAGTCAATGTCTTATGGCGGAACAGTACCTGTAGCATCTTATGGAAGACCAGGCACAAGAGCTCTTGCAGAGAGTGTAATTGAACCATTGAAAAAGTCAAATGCATGTTTATTAGAAAGTCATGGAGTAGTAGCTGTAGCTGAAAATATTGACGATGCACTTTTAAATGCTCATTATGTAGAAGAGATAGCAGAGGTATATTTTAGAGCTCTACTTATAAACGGAGGCAAGGAACCTAATGTTTTACCACAAGATGAATTACAGAGCTGGGCATATCCTTCTGAAATAAATTTTGATAAAGTGAGAAGGTAA
- a CDS encoding dihydroxyacetone kinase subunit DhaK, protein MKKLINRPEDFVRETVEGIITAHSECLKMVNNNFRCIVRADEKKKGKVAIATGGGSGHLPTFLGYVGYGLADGVTVGNVFASPSAECMYEVDKAIENGAGVLHLYGNYGGDRMNFGMAQDMAEMDDIQVEEVLVTDDVASAPKGKESNRRGVAGLFYAYKIAGAAAEKMYELNEVKRLAQKAVDNTRTMGVALTSCIVPEVGKETFSIDDNEMEIGMGIHGEPGIKRCELKPLDEVVDYIINKILEDLPFEEGSEVSILVNGLGATPKEELYIAYRKACKVLEEKKIKIYRNYIGEFATSLEMAGMSITLLKLDEELKELLDFQAYSPFFQQFK, encoded by the coding sequence ATGAAGAAATTAATAAATAGACCAGAAGATTTTGTAAGAGAAACCGTAGAAGGAATTATAACGGCCCATAGTGAATGTCTTAAGATGGTAAATAATAATTTTAGATGTATAGTAAGAGCTGATGAAAAGAAAAAGGGTAAGGTAGCTATTGCAACGGGAGGTGGCTCAGGTCACCTACCTACTTTTCTAGGATATGTAGGATATGGATTAGCTGATGGAGTAACTGTAGGAAATGTATTTGCATCACCAAGTGCAGAATGTATGTATGAAGTGGACAAGGCAATAGAAAATGGTGCTGGAGTTTTACATTTGTATGGGAATTATGGCGGAGACAGAATGAACTTTGGCATGGCACAGGATATGGCGGAAATGGATGATATACAAGTTGAAGAAGTACTTGTGACAGATGATGTAGCTTCAGCACCAAAAGGAAAAGAATCAAATAGAAGGGGTGTAGCTGGCCTTTTCTATGCGTATAAAATAGCTGGTGCAGCTGCAGAAAAAATGTATGAATTAAATGAAGTAAAAAGGCTAGCACAAAAAGCAGTTGATAATACAAGAACCATGGGAGTGGCACTTACTTCCTGCATAGTTCCAGAAGTAGGCAAGGAAACATTTTCAATTGATGACAATGAAATGGAAATAGGTATGGGAATACACGGAGAACCGGGTATTAAAAGGTGTGAGTTAAAACCTTTAGATGAAGTTGTAGATTATATAATTAATAAAATATTGGAAGACTTACCTTTTGAAGAGGGAAGCGAAGTATCTATTTTAGTAAATGGATTAGGAGCAACACCAAAGGAAGAACTATATATAGCATATAGAAAAGCTTGTAAAGTGTTAGAGGAAAAGAAAATAAAAATATATAGAAATTATATAGGCGAGTTTGCTACATCTCTTGAGATGGCAGGTATGTCTATAACATTACTAAAACTTGATGAGGAACTTAAAGAATTATTAGATTTCCAAGCTTATTCACCATTTTTTCAACAATTTAAATAA
- the dhaL gene encoding dihydroxyacetone kinase subunit DhaL, translating to MENITKLFIKDILECIVGVLYEQKDYLTELDSAMGDGDLGITMTTGFKYLYEEFDKIESNDLGNIFMKLGMLMNSKVPSTMGTLISICLIKGAKETKGKEELTLEDLTSIGKAAINGVMEKGRAKIGDKTMLDALYPAVEALEQSLKSEVNIKEAFKMAYEAAEQGVENTKELKSVHGRAAYYGEKSLGRPDSGAVAVMLIFKGIMLSFI from the coding sequence ATGGAAAATATAACAAAGTTATTTATAAAGGATATATTAGAATGTATAGTAGGTGTTTTATACGAACAAAAAGATTATTTAACGGAACTAGATTCTGCCATGGGAGATGGGGATCTGGGAATAACCATGACTACTGGATTTAAGTACTTATATGAGGAATTTGATAAAATCGAATCTAATGACTTAGGAAATATATTTATGAAACTTGGAATGCTTATGAATTCTAAAGTTCCGTCTACCATGGGTACTTTAATATCAATATGTTTAATAAAAGGAGCTAAAGAAACAAAGGGTAAGGAAGAATTAACTCTTGAAGATTTAACATCGATAGGGAAAGCAGCTATCAATGGTGTTATGGAAAAGGGAAGAGCAAAAATTGGAGATAAGACTATGCTGGATGCGTTATATCCAGCAGTGGAAGCCCTAGAGCAATCTTTAAAGTCAGAAGTTAACATTAAAGAAGCTTTTAAAATGGCATATGAAGCTGCAGAGCAGGGAGTTGAGAACACAAAAGAATTAAAATCAGTACATGGAAGAGCAGCTTATTATGGAGAAAAATCCTTGGGAAGACCAGATTCGGGAGCAGTAGCTGTTATGCTTATTTTTAAAGGTATAATGCTAAGTTTCATATAA
- a CDS encoding IS3 family transposase — protein MNDYIKFYNDERIHGSLDYMSPNEFMRKTMN, from the coding sequence ATTAATGATTACATAAAGTTTTATAATGATGAAAGAATTCATGGTAGTTTAGATTATATGAGTCCAAATGAATTTATGAGAAAAACTATGAATTAA